TACAACGAAACGATTTTGCTGAAAGGCGCACGAAGTTTCGGTTTCGAGGCCATCAGCCGAATCATTCAACACAAAACGCATCAAACTGTTTTGGAAATTGACCTTGGTGCAATGGTGCATAATCTGAATTTGATACGCTCTTTGCTCAAACCGGAAACCAAGCTAATGGCGATGGTCAAGGCCTTTGGTTACGGAAGCGGAAGCTTTGAGATTGCCAATATTCTTCAATTCCATCATGTCGATTACTTGGCCGTGGCCTATGCAGATGAAGGTATTGAACTCAGGAAAGCTGGCATTTCACTTCCGATCATGGTCATCAGCCCAGAGGAGCAGAGCTTTGATGCGATGATCCAATATGGATTGGAACCAGAGATCTTCAGCGTGCGTTCGCTGCAATTGTTGGAGAACGCCATCAAACGAAAAGGCACCTTGGAATCGCCCCTGAAAATTCACGTGAAGTTGAATACAGGCATGAACCGTCTTGGTTTTTCGGAGCGCGATATCAATGCGATGGTGGTTCGAATCAAGAACAATCCGCAATTGCGTTTGGCTTCGGTATTCTCTCATTTGGCTGCCAGCGAAAACCAGGCGGAAGACGCGTTCAGCCGCGAACAGATTGCGCGATTTGAACAGATGAGCAACGCCATTCTTTCTCATTTCAATTATCCCGTGTTGCGTCATATCTGCAATTCGTTTGGCATTATTCGATTTCCCGAAGCGCAATACGAAATGGTTCGCTTGGGAATTGGCCTCTACGGTGTAGCGCCTGAGAGTCCGATAACAGGCAAATTGAGGAACGTAAGCACGCTACGGACCACCATTTCGCAGATCCATGAACTTAAAACGGGCGATACGATCGGTTACGGTCGCACCGAAAAAGTGCAAGGTGAAATGCGCTCAGCCACCCTACCCATCGGTTATGCAGACGGCCTAAGTCGCAAGAATGGTAACCGCCAAGGCAGTGTACTTATAAATGGTCATCGTGCGTCCATTGTAGGCAATGTATGCATGGACATGTGCATGGTTGATGTAACAGGCGTTCCATGCAAAGAAGGAGATGATGTGGTGATCTTTGGCGAAGATTATTCCATTGAGGAATTCGCTACTAACTCAGAAACGATTGCTTACGAAGTACTGACCAATGTTTCTGCTCGGGTAAAGCGCGTCTATTTTCAGGAGTAAATCTTACTTTGCTCCCTTACAAACCAAAAACATTTTGTCATGTGGAGATTTACGAACCTAGTTACACTATTACTTACTATCCAATGTGCACTTGCACAGACTGGCGAATACCGCTTAGCGGCAATCCCACAGGGAGCAAACCTATTCGGGTATGCCAACTTGCAAGGAGAAATGGTGATAGAACCTCAATTCATCCAAGCATTTGGATTTGACCCTAATGGAGTTTCTCTAGGTATCTTGAAAGATGAGCAAAAGGTGAAAAACATGAACGACCCGAATCGCCACGATAAAACGTTCACGTTTTTCGATGCCAATGGCAAGGCTCTTCCTGAAAGAACACCTTCTGCTCTTTATATGGTTCGTATGAAATTCAACTATGCGCGGGAAATGCGTGGCTTCTATGATGGAATATTCATTGCCAGCAGTAAAGAGAGCATGTTGGATAGATTCGGCATGAACTATGAAGGAAAAGTGGTTACGGGGTCTGACTACACATGGATGTCATTTTTCAATGAAGGATTCGCCATTGCAAAGCATCGTAAATCGGGTTATGTGATCGTAAGGCCGAATGAGAATGACACTGAAATCAAAGGAATTGAAGTCGCAGCGGCAGAAAACCCAACAGAGGGCCTGGCCCCTGTAAGAAACAAGGATGGTAAATGGGGATTTATAAACGGTAATGGAGAAGTAGTAATTCCCGCCAAATTCAATGATGTAGGGAACTTTTTGGGCGGATACTGCTGGGCGAAAAACGACAAGGATCTTATCGGCTTTATTGATAAAAATGGTGAGTGGGTCATTCAACCAACGTTTGTGAAGGCAAAAGACCTTGACCCTGTTTCTGGCATTGCTATGGTGGTGCAGGATCGAGATTGGTGCTATGTGAATCTAAATGGAAAAATTACCTGTGCCGGAAAAAAAGAAAAATTATACGAGTACTCTGAAGGGCTAGCCATAAAACGAGACCTAAACACAAATAAGGTCGGTTGCATTGACGCGAATGGAGAATGGGTCATTGAACCAACACTTGATGTGATAAGACCTTTCTTGCACGGTTATGCTGTTGCCAAACAAAGCAATCTTTTCGGCCTGTTGGATAAAAAAGGTGATTGGGTCATCGAGCCTAAGTTCGTGCAACTTATGGAGGCCTATCCGATCACACCTAAATGATTTTTAGTTCTGCACTTCTGATAGGAGCAGTTAAATAGTTGTTTCGCGAAATGGGCGTGTTTTCAGGAGTAGATCAATCCTTTTTCAGGATGTACTTCGTGATAAAGAACTCCACGTAAGGTGGAATTTCCTTCTTCTCGTAGAACTTGGTGAAGTTGTCCTGAGAGATGATAAACTGGTTGGTGGATTGAACATCCACTCCAGCAAATACGGTGCTATCAGCCAAAATAGTATTGTAGTAATCCATCGCCTTTTTGGTATCGCTGAAACCTTGAACAAACAGGAGGTCCTCTGTAGGCGAAAACTTCAAATTCTTAATGGTAAGCGATTCGAGTGAAAACTGGGTGCTGTTAAAGTTGGAAAAACGTCCCTTCAGATCGGCCATATCGGGAAGACCCGAGCCAACCAAAGCATAATAGTGCTTCGATTCATAATCGAACACATAGCCATCCGAAACTGGTGGCGTCTCTTTCGCTTCTTCCTGTTTCACAGGTTCGTCTTGCACCGTTTCGCCCATCAGGCCTTTCACGTATTCCAGCAATTCCTCAGCTCGTACTTTTTCTGGTGCAGCAGTGTATTTGGCTATGTAATCTTCCAGTGCTCTTCGATAGACCATCAGTTTCTCCGTTGCCCCAATGGACATCACCTTAAGCAAAGCAAACTTGGATAGGATCTTATCTTCCTTGAACTTGGTGAGAGCGCTGTCTGCGGCCTCAATTACTCGCTCGTATTCTCCTTTAGAAAAGTTGACAAAGGCCATGTCATACATCTTGCCTAGGCGGCCTCGCATGATCTCCAGTTTCTCCAAATATTTTGGGTCAAGCAGAATCTTGGCGTATTCGCTATCAGGAAACTCCTTCAAGATACGATTGGCATATTCCTGAGCTTTACGTTCGTCACCTTGTCCCTTATACAATCGGTACAATTGATAGTAGGTCTCCAGATTCCAAACACCTTTCGGGTAGCGTTTCAGCAACTCTTCAAAACTGTTAATGGAACGTTGGTTTTCTGAAAGCTGCTCCTTGTAAATGGTTCCAAGGTCGTAGTAGGCAGTTTGGATCTTTTTATTGGCACTGTCTCGTTGTGCAGGAGTTCTTGGAATTCCCTTTTTGTAAAACTCTGGGTCAAGAAGTTCTGCAGTCGTCACTTCGGTCGTGTCGCCATTGTTGCCAATAAGTTGAGACACATTATTGCTCTTCTTGTCGCTACGTCTCCAATCGTCCTCTAATTTTCGATCGCCCCATTTTTGTCGGAAGCTGTTTGCTCCAAAACTGAGTGCTGTTGTATTGTAGAAATACCAACCAGAACCTGTGGTTGGCAGCGAACCAGATTGGTTCTGCGCATTCTGTTGCGCCAACTGCTGCGGAGTTGGCTTATTGGCCTCTTCAAACTTTCGTTGTTCCTCCGCAAGCCTTACATCCTCTACCATGTCTGCTATGAATCCATCAAGCTCACTTTCAGACATATTACCCAATCTCAGCAAACTGTCCTGCTCGGCAATGATGCGGATGTTCTTCACCAGTTCGGCCAAACTCTGCTGCCGTGCTTGCACCCTCGCATACTGCTTATGTATTTCGGGTAAAATGGCCAGCGAACTATCGTAATACGCTGATGCCAGTTCGTACTCAGGAATATCGAAATGAATGTCTGCAATAGTGTAGTAAGAAACTGCCTTTTGCGTCATGTTCTTAGTAGATGAAGCAACCGACACTTTGAAATAGCCCAACGCCAATTCCTTCTCGTCTTCTTTCATGGCGATGTCTCCCAATGCAAAGAATATCCTGTCGAAATAATCTACGTTCTTTTCATCCTTCGACATTTTCTTCAACTCGCGTTTTATCGCGTCCAACGTGCCCGATTCGGCACTTGCCATCAACGCACGATTGATGCGCGCGTTGAATTCCATCACATAAGGAGTGTTCTTTTTGAGAACTTGGGTGTAGAAGTATGCAGCGCTATCCCTATTGTTGATCTGTTCATACAGCTGCGCCAAAATGTAGGTATAACGCGTTTTCTCCTTGCGCTTTTTGGTAATGTTGATGGCTGTACGCAATTGGTCTTTAGCCTTTTCGTAATCGCCCTTCTTAATGAAGTAATCGGCCTTTACCGCAGCCAATTCGGCCCGCTTCTTTTTCGGGAATTTCTTTTCCTCTTCAAGCGTAGTGATGATCTTCTCACCATCCTTAAATCGGGCCAACTCGGTGTTTGTGCGTATCAACCAGAGATAACCGTCAAAACGAATGTCGTTCATCTTGTACTGCTTAACCACATATGTGAACATTTCCAAGGCCTGCGGATAATCGCGCTTGTAGAAATGTGCTTTTCCAATAAGCATGTACGCATCGTCAATGGTGCTTACGTACTCTTTGCCTTTAAAAAGCATGGAATGCTTGGCAATGGCAAGCGAGGCCTTTTCTATTCCACGGTCCATTTGACCATAAACAGACTTAGCAGATTCGGAAGTTCCAACGGGAAATACATCCAAAATCTCTTCATAATTGTCTGAATGGCCTTTTTCCAAGGTGGCAACACCTTCTTTCAACGCCTCTTTCCCATTCCAATACACGTTGTATTTGGCCGTGACGTTATGATAACCTCTGCTTAGGAAATTCTTCTTCTTGGTCGAACAACCGCTTACCAGCACAAGGCCGATAGCAACGAAGAAAAGAGGTATATAGTGGTTGATCCGATTCAAAACAGTATGCGCTCAGCTCGTAACTGACGGAGCGCAAAAATATTTCATTTTAGCGAAAATGTCTGTTACAACGGGCAACAGAGAAACGAGCGGCAAAGGTAACATCCTTTTATTCCGATATTTGGAAAATTCATGGAGACAAACAAAGACAAGAAGGACAATCTGCGTAAGCGGCTGCGGGTAAAATACCGGCTGGTCATTATGAACGAGGAAACCTTTAAGGAACGCGCAAGTCTTTTGCTCACTCCCATGAACGTGATTGTTCTTGGAGGTTCGTTGGCCATCTTCCTTGTGGTACTTGTCACGTACATCATTGCCTTTACTCCGCTTCGCGAATACATTCCCGGATACTCTGACACCAATCTGAGGCTTCAGGTGTATGAGAATACCTTGCGGACCGATTCGCTGGAACGTGAGCTTGCCATGAAAGACATGTACCTGCAAAACATCAACATGATCATTGCTGGCGAAACTCCCGATCAGGAAACACGCGAACCGGATACCACTGCAGACTATGAAGGAATTGAATTCTCTAACTCGAAACAAGATTCGTTGCTGCGTGAGATGGTAGAACAGGAAGAACGGTACAACATTCAGAATCTGCAATTGGGCGTTCAGCCATCGGCCGAGAGTAACATCCGAAATCTGTTCTTCTTTGCCCCGATAAAAGGAGATGTAACTGCCACTTTCGATTCGAAAGACAAGCATTATGCAGTGGATGTGGTAGCCAAAGAGAACGAACCGATAAAAGCTACGCTCGATGGAACGGTGATTCTTTCCACTTGGACCTACGATGCTGGGCACGTAATCGGAATTCAGCATTCCAGCAATCTCACTTCGTTTTACAAGCATTGCTCTGTACTGCTGAAAAAGACCGGAGAATCAGTAAAAGCAGGCGAGGTAATTGCCGTGGTAGGCAACTCAGGTGAATTGACCACAGGTCCTCACCTCCACTTCGAACTTTGGTTCAACGGCCGACCGGTGAATCCGCAGGATTACATTGTGTTCTAGTTTCGAGTTGCAAGCGACTAGTTGCTCGTTTTGATGACCTTTTTCGTGATTCGAGATTTATCTGATTCTAATACAATCATTAGAATTCCGTTAGAAAGATGGTTCAAATCGAATGTTTGATTGTCTAATGTGATTCGTCCTTTTAGCAGTTCTTTGCCAAGAATGTCGTAAACATGAAAGGTGTTATCCCGTGCGTTCTGTAGAAGTAGAAGACTCGATACAAATGACATTTCCACGTTTGATTGTTTCATTTCCGAGGGCGCAGACAATACCAAACTACAAGGCTGAACTCCATTGCTGATTAGCTCATCATCCGTGTAGCAAACCAGCGGAATAGGAAGGTACTCTAACACAAACACCTCGCAATTTGCTGGTTGATGCGCTGGCAGTCCAATTGGGAAACCCAATTTTTCATAGTACGTTCCTGAAACTCCATTGGTGTATTGCTGAGGAATTTCTGATGTCCAACCAAAGTCATTCCAATGGTCTTGAATAAGCATTCGATAATCATACCGCTTGACCTGCATTCCCAAAAACATTGATAGGTACACTGAATCAATGACCATCGTATCAAGGTCATTGCAACCGGCCCATCCATCAACAAAAACTATTGCAGTATCTCCTTGCAAAGCATTGAAATCAAACATCAATCGCCAAGAGCCATCAACCAGCCTAAACAATGAATCATTCCTTTGGTTGATGTAGTCAAATTTTTGATTGAAGCTGATAGGAAGATTTGAGATTCGTGACCATTCTTCTATCTTCAGAACCTTTGCTTCTGGTGCTTCGCTAAATACGGTATCTCCAACATATGTAACTAGCCGTTCAATCGCTGGGTTGACTGCTTGAATTCCTTCAGAGTAATAAACCCAAGTTGCTCCTGGCACACAGAAATCGGTCTGAGCGAAAGAAACATAACATGTAAAGGTCAGCGTGAGAAGAAGCAATAGTCGTTTCATAACACTAAAGCTACGAAATTGCAAAACAAAAAAGGCCGCAGTGATGCGGCCTTTTTCATTTATCCTTTATGTTTGATCACACGATCACTCTTCGCTCATCACAGCGGCAGAGAAGAATTCGCGGTTCATACGAGCGATATTCTCCAAGGAGATTCCTTTCGGGCATTCTACTTCGCAAGCACCTGTGTTGCTGCAATTTCCGAAGCCTTCTTCGTCCATTTGCTTCACCATGCTCAACACGCGCTGTTCAGCTTCTACCTGTCCTTGTGGCAAAAGGGCTAATTGGCTCACTTTGGCCGATACAAACAGCATTGCTGATGAGTTCTTACAAGTAGCAACACACGCACCACAGCCGATGCAAGTAGCAGCAGCAAACGCCTTATCTGCATCCGCCTTTGGAACTGGAATGTTGTTCGCATCCTGCGCTGCGCCTGTGTTCACGCTGATGTAACCACCAGCCTGGATAATGCGGTCGAATGAACTACGGTCAACCACAAGGTCTTTGATAACTGGAAACGCTTCTGCTCTCCAAGGTTCGATGTAGATGGTTTCACCATCCTTGAACGAACGCATGTGCAATTGACAGGTCGTTACCAATCGTTGCGGACCGTGTGCCTCTCCGTTGATATAAAGTGAACACATACCGCAAATGCCTTCACGACAATCGTGGTCGAATGCTACGGGCTCTTCGCCTTTGTTCACGAGCTCCTCGTTCAACACGTCCAACATTTCAAGAAAAGACATGTCCGGAGAAATATCCTTTACGGGATAGTCAACGATTTTACCAGCGTCCTTCGGTCCTTTTTGCCTCCAGATCTTCAGTGTCAGATTCATTCCTTTTTCTGCCATGCTTTCTAGTCTTTACTTGTATGAACGCTGAACAACTTTGATGTTCTCATAGATCAGTTCTTCTTTGTGTAAGTTGGATGTGCTTGGGTCGCCAGTAAATTCCCAAGCTGAAACGAACGAGAAGTTCTCATCATCTCGCTTGGCTTCGCCTTCTTCCGTTTGGTGCTCCTCGCGGAAGTGACCTCCGCAGGATTCTTCGCGGGTCAAAGCATCGAGACACATCAATTCGCCCAATTCCAAGAAATCGGCCACACGACCTGCTTTGTCCAACTCAGGGTTGAAATCGCTGTCTGAACCAGGTACGCGAACTTCCTTCCAGAATTCCTCACGGATGGCGCGGATCTCAGCGATAGCTTCTTTCAAGCCTTCCGCATTACGGGCCATGCCGCATTTGTTCCACATCACCAATCCCAATCTACGGTGGAAACTATCAACCGTTTTTGTGCCTTTATTATTGATGAAGAACGAAATTCTGTCTTTCACTTCCTTCTCAGCCGCATCAAACTCTGGCGTGTTGGTAGGGATTTTTCCTGTTCGGATATCATCTGCCAAATACTCACCAATGGTGTAAGGAATGACGAAGTAACCATCAGCCAAACCTTGCATCAGGGCCGAAGCTCCCAATCGGTTGGCCCCGTGATCGGAGAAGTTGGCCTCGCCCAAAGCGTACAGACCTGGAACGGTGGTCATCAACTCATAATCAACCCACAATCCGCCCATGGTATAATGCACCGCAGGATAGATCTTCATAGGCATTTCGTACGGGTTCTCGCCCGAAATCTGCTGGTACATGTCGAAGAGGTTGCCGTACTTCTCCTTCACCACTTCCTTGCCCATGGCAATGATGGTGGCCTTGTCCACGTTGGTCATGTTGCGCTTGTTGGCCTCTATATGACCATAACGTTCAAAGGATGCAGCGAAGTCGAGATAAACCGCCTCGCCCGTGGCATTGACACCGAATCCGGCATCGCAACGCTCTTTGGCGGCTCGGCTGGCCACATCTCGCGGAACCAGATTGCCGAATGCAGGATAGCGTCTTTCCAAGTAATAGTCGCGATCGGCTTCTGCCAGATCAACACCTTTCTTCTTGCCTTGCTGAATGGCAACGGCATCTTCCTTTTTCTTTGGAACCCAGATACGACCATCGTTCCGCAGCGACTCCGACATCAAGGTCAATTTACTTTGGTGTGTTCCTGAAACAGGAATACAGGTCGGGTGGATCTGTGTGTAGCAAGGATTTCCGAAATAAGCGCCACGTTTGTGTGCTTTCCAAGCAGCACTCACGTTGCTTCCCATGGCATTTGTGCTAAGGAAGAACACGTTTCCGTAACCTCCAGAGCAAAGCAACACGGCATGTCCGCTGTGTCGCTCAATTTCTCCTGTAACCAAGTTACGGGCGATAATGCCTCGGGCCTTTCCGTCCACTTTCACCACATCCAACATCTCGTGTCTGTTGTACATGGTGATGGTGCCTTTGGCGATCTCTTTCGAAAGTGAAGAATATGCGCCAAGCAACAATTGCTGTCCGGTCTGTCCTGCTGCGTAAAATGTTCTTTGAACCTGAACACCACCGAAGGAACGGTTGTCCAACAGACCTCCGTATTCTCTTGCGAATGGAACGCCTTGTGCCACACATTGGTCAATGATGTTGGCGCTTACTTCTGCCAAGCGATGCACGTTTGCTTCACGAGCACGGTAATCGCCTCCTTTGATGGTGTCGTAGAACAAGCGATACGTACTATCGCCATCGTTCTTGTAGTTCTTAGCTGCGTTGATACCTCCTTGCGCGGCAATGGAGTGCGCTCTTCGCGGACTATCCTGAAAACAGAACACTTTTACGCTGTAACCCATTTCGGCAAGCGATGAAGCGGCAGATGCCCCAGCCAATCCCGAACCAATGACAAGAACATCGATTGAACGTTTGTTGGCAGGATTCACCAAGCGAACATGATCCTTATAATCCGTCCACTTACGGTCAACGGCTCCTTTTGGTATTTTGGAATTCAATGACATGGCTCCTATTTTATGATTGCGTCATGAAGTGATAAACCGCAACGATGATGAATCCGAGCGGCACCACGATGGCGTAAATGTTTGAAAGCTTTTTGATGACTGGTGTGTATTTCTTGTGGTTGAAACCGACCGACTGGAAAGCCGATTGGAAACCGTGCATCAGGTGCAAGGCCAAGAAAACGAATGACAGTACGTACAAACCAGTTCTAATCGGGTCGTGGAACTTGTGATGAAGTTCTTCCCAGTAACGCATTCCGCCTTCGGCATTCAATCCTGACATATCGCCTTGAACGTATTTCACGTTCAATTCGGGAATCCAGAAATCGTAGAAATGCAATCCGAGGAAAAGCATGATCATGATTCCTGTGATGATCATGTTGCGGCTCATCCAAGATGAATTGGCTTCAGCCTTATTCATAGCATATTTGATCGGGCGAGCAGAACGGTTCTGCAATTCCAATCGCATTCCCATCATCAAGTGAAAAATCACTCCGAAGGCGAGAACCGGCTGCAAGGCGATCTGCACAATTGGATTTGTTCCCATGAAATGAGAAGCAGAATTAAAACCATCTGGGCTGATCACCGAAATGAAGTTGATGGTAAGATGCTGAAGAAGGAAGAAAAGCAAAAAGAACCCCGAAAGGGCCATCGCAATCTTCTTAGCTATTGAACTTGACATTGAAAGTCGATTTTGTAGATAAAACCTAAGCCTGTGGGCTTTTGCGCAAATGTAATACCTGAACTTTTAAAGGGTCGTTTGCAAATTTATTTAGAACGATTCTTAATAGTATTTACAAAACGAAGCCTGTAAACAAACCGATAGATGGCTCGAAAAGTTCTTAAGATCACTCTCGAATCAAGTCGAAAGCTCCCACAATCAGAAATTTATCTGTGGGTTGAAATTCATCCGAGTTCAAAATGGCCGTGAAACCATCTTGCACTTGAC
This genomic window from Flavobacteriales bacterium contains:
- a CDS encoding WG repeat-containing protein; this encodes MWRFTNLVTLLLTIQCALAQTGEYRLAAIPQGANLFGYANLQGEMVIEPQFIQAFGFDPNGVSLGILKDEQKVKNMNDPNRHDKTFTFFDANGKALPERTPSALYMVRMKFNYAREMRGFYDGIFIASSKESMLDRFGMNYEGKVVTGSDYTWMSFFNEGFAIAKHRKSGYVIVRPNENDTEIKGIEVAAAENPTEGLAPVRNKDGKWGFINGNGEVVIPAKFNDVGNFLGGYCWAKNDKDLIGFIDKNGEWVIQPTFVKAKDLDPVSGIAMVVQDRDWCYVNLNGKITCAGKKEKLYEYSEGLAIKRDLNTNKVGCIDANGEWVIEPTLDVIRPFLHGYAVAKQSNLFGLLDKKGDWVIEPKFVQLMEAYPITPK
- a CDS encoding tetratricopeptide repeat protein; the encoded protein is MNRINHYIPLFFVAIGLVLVSGCSTKKKNFLSRGYHNVTAKYNVYWNGKEALKEGVATLEKGHSDNYEEILDVFPVGTSESAKSVYGQMDRGIEKASLAIAKHSMLFKGKEYVSTIDDAYMLIGKAHFYKRDYPQALEMFTYVVKQYKMNDIRFDGYLWLIRTNTELARFKDGEKIITTLEEEKKFPKKKRAELAAVKADYFIKKGDYEKAKDQLRTAINITKKRKEKTRYTYILAQLYEQINNRDSAAYFYTQVLKKNTPYVMEFNARINRALMASAESGTLDAIKRELKKMSKDEKNVDYFDRIFFALGDIAMKEDEKELALGYFKVSVASSTKNMTQKAVSYYTIADIHFDIPEYELASAYYDSSLAILPEIHKQYARVQARQQSLAELVKNIRIIAEQDSLLRLGNMSESELDGFIADMVEDVRLAEEQRKFEEANKPTPQQLAQQNAQNQSGSLPTTGSGWYFYNTTALSFGANSFRQKWGDRKLEDDWRRSDKKSNNVSQLIGNNGDTTEVTTAELLDPEFYKKGIPRTPAQRDSANKKIQTAYYDLGTIYKEQLSENQRSINSFEELLKRYPKGVWNLETYYQLYRLYKGQGDERKAQEYANRILKEFPDSEYAKILLDPKYLEKLEIMRGRLGKMYDMAFVNFSKGEYERVIEAADSALTKFKEDKILSKFALLKVMSIGATEKLMVYRRALEDYIAKYTAAPEKVRAEELLEYVKGLMGETVQDEPVKQEEAKETPPVSDGYVFDYESKHYYALVGSGLPDMADLKGRFSNFNSTQFSLESLTIKNLKFSPTEDLLFVQGFSDTKKAMDYYNTILADSTVFAGVDVQSTNQFIISQDNFTKFYEKKEIPPYVEFFITKYILKKD
- a CDS encoding M23 family metallopeptidase; the protein is METNKDKKDNLRKRLRVKYRLVIMNEETFKERASLLLTPMNVIVLGGSLAIFLVVLVTYIIAFTPLREYIPGYSDTNLRLQVYENTLRTDSLERELAMKDMYLQNINMIIAGETPDQETREPDTTADYEGIEFSNSKQDSLLREMVEQEERYNIQNLQLGVQPSAESNIRNLFFFAPIKGDVTATFDSKDKHYAVDVVAKENEPIKATLDGTVILSTWTYDAGHVIGIQHSSNLTSFYKHCSVLLKKTGESVKAGEVIAVVGNSGELTTGPHLHFELWFNGRPVNPQDYIVF
- a CDS encoding T9SS type A sorting domain-containing protein; translated protein: MKRLLLLLTLTFTCYVSFAQTDFCVPGATWVYYSEGIQAVNPAIERLVTYVGDTVFSEAPEAKVLKIEEWSRISNLPISFNQKFDYINQRNDSLFRLVDGSWRLMFDFNALQGDTAIVFVDGWAGCNDLDTMVIDSVYLSMFLGMQVKRYDYRMLIQDHWNDFGWTSEIPQQYTNGVSGTYYEKLGFPIGLPAHQPANCEVFVLEYLPIPLVCYTDDELISNGVQPCSLVLSAPSEMKQSNVEMSFVSSLLLLQNARDNTFHVYDILGKELLKGRITLDNQTFDLNHLSNGILMIVLESDKSRITKKVIKTSN
- a CDS encoding succinate dehydrogenase/fumarate reductase iron-sulfur subunit encodes the protein MNLTLKIWRQKGPKDAGKIVDYPVKDISPDMSFLEMLDVLNEELVNKGEEPVAFDHDCREGICGMCSLYINGEAHGPQRLVTTCQLHMRSFKDGETIYIEPWRAEAFPVIKDLVVDRSSFDRIIQAGGYISVNTGAAQDANNIPVPKADADKAFAAATCIGCGACVATCKNSSAMLFVSAKVSQLALLPQGQVEAEQRVLSMVKQMDEEGFGNCSNTGACEVECPKGISLENIARMNREFFSAAVMSEE
- a CDS encoding fumarate reductase/succinate dehydrogenase flavoprotein subunit, which gives rise to MSLNSKIPKGAVDRKWTDYKDHVRLVNPANKRSIDVLVIGSGLAGASAASSLAEMGYSVKVFCFQDSPRRAHSIAAQGGINAAKNYKNDGDSTYRLFYDTIKGGDYRAREANVHRLAEVSANIIDQCVAQGVPFAREYGGLLDNRSFGGVQVQRTFYAAGQTGQQLLLGAYSSLSKEIAKGTITMYNRHEMLDVVKVDGKARGIIARNLVTGEIERHSGHAVLLCSGGYGNVFFLSTNAMGSNVSAAWKAHKRGAYFGNPCYTQIHPTCIPVSGTHQSKLTLMSESLRNDGRIWVPKKKEDAVAIQQGKKKGVDLAEADRDYYLERRYPAFGNLVPRDVASRAAKERCDAGFGVNATGEAVYLDFAASFERYGHIEANKRNMTNVDKATIIAMGKEVVKEKYGNLFDMYQQISGENPYEMPMKIYPAVHYTMGGLWVDYELMTTVPGLYALGEANFSDHGANRLGASALMQGLADGYFVIPYTIGEYLADDIRTGKIPTNTPEFDAAEKEVKDRISFFINNKGTKTVDSFHRRLGLVMWNKCGMARNAEGLKEAIAEIRAIREEFWKEVRVPGSDSDFNPELDKAGRVADFLELGELMCLDALTREESCGGHFREEHQTEEGEAKRDDENFSFVSAWEFTGDPSTSNLHKEELIYENIKVVQRSYK
- a CDS encoding succinate dehydrogenase cytochrome b subunit — protein: MSSSIAKKIAMALSGFFLLFFLLQHLTINFISVISPDGFNSASHFMGTNPIVQIALQPVLAFGVIFHLMMGMRLELQNRSARPIKYAMNKAEANSSWMSRNMIITGIMIMLFLGLHFYDFWIPELNVKYVQGDMSGLNAEGGMRYWEELHHKFHDPIRTGLYVLSFVFLALHLMHGFQSAFQSVGFNHKKYTPVIKKLSNIYAIVVPLGFIIVAVYHFMTQS